ttatatctTTTAGTATATCTCTACACTTCTTTTTTAGCTGCCATTTTCTCGTTTTTTTGCCCTTTTTTATGTCCTCCAACTTTAGTTTTCGCTTGTTCACAAGGTCAGCATTGAGGAGCATCAGCTCCTTCAGGAAGTCTCTGGAGGGCTGGATGCGTCTCGACTTTATGACGTCATCAATGGCATCCTCCACCATCATGTCATGGCAGATCATCAGATATGCCAGAAACAGAGTCGCAGAGTGGTCGACACCCTGCTTGCAGCAAATCAACACCTTACCTgaggaaacaaaaaaagaaatatggtcaaaaaaactcattaataGACTATAACACACTTGATAATAGACAAGatatgaagtgtgtttgtgtcagcCCTTACTTCCTGGCTTATTCACGGCATTGTCAATGAATTTTGCAGCTGGCATGAAGCACTTCCTGATGTCAGAACAGTGTCTGTCCGTTGTAGGCAAGCTGTAATAATTGATGTGCAAGCCTCTGTAATATCTGGACCCTGTATTGACTGTTCCTTCTAGATCTTCAACATAAGATTTTCCCAAGAAGTAGTTCAAGTCCTTTTTGGGCGCTGCAGCGTTCAGAATGTGAGTGATGCACATCTCCTGCAGCATATCTCGGTCTGTTGCAGCCTCTCTGCACAAGAACACAACAGCCTTGGTTAGtcttttatataaaactatttacgttgtagaataaatgacagaacaatGATAGAAGTACAATTGTGTTGCAGACTTACTCGTCTCCGATGAAGACCCTGGGCCAGACATTGGTGACATGTCTTTGTTTGAGCAGTGTACACTGCTTCAAACGATCCTCTAGTTGGAGCATGTTTAAAGGGACGTAGTTTTCCAAACTTGCAAGTTCAGATAACACTGTAGACTCTGGCTCAAGAACGCTTGGACTTGGTGCACCCAAATCCACTGGAGTAGCCAGATCCCATTCAGGTCGTGGCTTGAGAACGCTTGGACCCGGGAGGTACAGTTCCACTGAATCAACCAGATCCTCTTCAGCGTCTGGCTCAGGGACACTTGAACCCGGGGCGTATAATTCCATCGAGTCCTTATCCCATTCACGTTCAAGAGGATCATCCAGATCCTCCTCAGAGTCCGGCTCAGGAACGCTAGGACTCGGGGTGTACAGTTCCACTGCATCAACCAGATCCCATTTAGGAGGAGCAACCAAATCCTCAATAGGTTTTGGTTCACAAACATTCAGATCCATCTCAGGCCATGCTGAGTTCGATCTGTCGTTCTGGAGGAAGGTTTTTTTCGTATTCCTCACTGTAGCATATTCTACTCTCTTAGTTACAACGAAGCCAAGAACTTTCTTATTCTTCGTGGCTTTGGTAGTTTctgacaaaagaagaaaaacatacaaTGTGGCATTAGAAACATCTCTCAccagattaaacatgattaattAGTCCAAATTGTAAGAAGACATTTCTATTTGCATCTTTTCACCTTTTGGGCTGGCACATGATTCCTCTGGATCAACCAGATCCAGTTTAGGTTCAGAAGGAACCACGAGATCCACTTCAGGTTCAGGGATACACGATTGCTCGGTATCTAACAGATCCATTTCAGGTTCTGGTTTGAGAGCACTTGGATCTGGAACAAACGATTCCTTTGGATCGGGAAGATCCACTTCACGTTGCCCAACAGTTTCCGGCATTTTTGTCTGGAAAACTGCAAATATTTGCTGGAAGATTGCCACCATTTTCCTGGTTATCTCCCAGACAGTGAGtcctgaaaaaaataagaaaacaaactaGATAAGCCTTGtctgagagttaaaaaaaaaaaaaacttttaaaagcttgaagtttaaAAAACCTTTCAAACCCCACTATTTTTAGCAGATAGATCGAGAGAGTGGTTGAAATCTAAACAAGGCATTACTTTCAAAAGTTTTCAGAGCTAAATGGAAATCTATCAGCGTTTGGAAGTCGCTACAGGAATTCCATAAGTCagataatttagaaaaaatatagcaACCAAAATTCAAATCAGCCTAACGGTCACTGACAAATCTGGTGGTTGTAGCTTGAGAGCTCAACGAGGTGTAGGAAAACAGTATTAGGTCTTTGTCACAGCTAAcatataataatttactattaGAAACATCTCtaacaacacaaataaacatgaataagacATATGCATGTCTTCACCTGTTGGACTGTTCTCAGCATCCAGGCCACCCTGATCATTGGCCTCTTCCACTGAAGGTCCTGCTGGGtcgctcagatcttcagagaccAGTGTAGgactcttcagctctgagatgcTGTCGTTCCTGTTCATCTCCAGCTGCAAATCTTTCACTTCACAGACTGAGATGTTGTCACTAGAGTTAACCTCCAGCTGCACACGCATCTCTCCTGGACTGCAGTATCTGCCTGAGACATGATCCACTGTCACAACCTCCAGCTGCACATCTAACTCTCGAGATGCACTGCCGCTGATAAGGTCGTAGATGTCATCGGTGATCTCAAACTCCAGCTGCACATCTTTATCATCTGATGCCCAGTAGCTGTCACCGAGGTAGAAGGCATCATTGACGTAAACCTCCAGAAGCACCTCTCTCACGTCTGTGGACATTGTGTCTGTGGTTCTCATACTGACAGATAAGTAAACCGTATCTGGTAATGTCAGTTTGAACTGTAATGTTATCTGATACACACTGTCTGTACAGATTAAATATATCTCGATACGGACTGGCGTTTGTACAAGTGTTGCTAGGTTTGTTTTTTACAGAGTTCTCTCAGACAAACGTCTCTGTTGCGAACATCACTCAACTAAAAAGATTCTGCCAGGGCGAGTCCTTTTATACTGACTGGGTCTGTGACGTCATGAAACAGTGACGCGTCTTGTTCCAATTGCCATGGAAACGGATTGTTTACCAACGTCAGCATTTTCGCTTTGGCTCATTagctcagaaaataaataattatttttaaaagtggttTTCAACTACATTTCATATCGCGTTTATGTCTGCATTTGCTGCGATCCATCTCCAGCg
The sequence above is drawn from the Carassius auratus strain Wakin chromosome 5, ASM336829v1, whole genome shotgun sequence genome and encodes:
- the LOC113072815 gene encoding uncharacterized protein LOC113072815, coding for MRTTDTMSTDVREVLLEVYVNDAFYLGDSYWASDDKDVQLEFEITDDIYDLISGSASRELDVQLEVVTVDHVSGRYCSPGEMRVQLEVNSSDNISVCEVKDLQLEMNRNDSISELKSPTLVSEDLSDPAGPSVEEANDQGGLDAENSPTGLTVWEITRKMVAIFQQIFAVFQTKMPETVGQREVDLPDPKESFVPDPSALKPEPEMDLLDTEQSCIPEPEVDLVVPSEPKLDLVDPEESCASPKETTKATKNKKVLGFVVTKRVEYATVRNTKKTFLQNDRSNSAWPEMDLNVCEPKPIEDLVAPPKWDLVDAVELYTPSPSVPEPDSEEDLDDPLEREWDKDSMELYAPGSSVPEPDAEEDLVDSVELYLPGPSVLKPRPEWDLATPVDLGAPSPSVLEPESTVLSELASLENYVPLNMLQLEDRLKQCTLLKQRHVTNVWPRVFIGDEEAATDRDMLQEMCITHILNAAAPKKDLNYFLGKSYVEDLEGTVNTGSRYYRGLHINYYSLPTTDRHCSDIRKCFMPAAKFIDNAVNKPGSKVLICCKQGVDHSATLFLAYLMICHDMMVEDAIDDVIKSRRIQPSRDFLKELMLLNADLVNKRKLKLEDIKKGKKTRKWQLKKKCRDILKDIKENVHI